In the genome of Fulvivirga maritima, one region contains:
- a CDS encoding efflux RND transporter periplasmic adaptor subunit — MANYTRTKNQPIFENKPDMRNTAFYYLAIITLLFAACSKEGLEAKKEQLQSYKDEVRELNTKIKELETEIAALDSTYGVEEGKAILVNTKVVKATDFKHKIEVRGSVESRRNVMLTSETAGTIESVKVREGQKVSAGQTLIVLDADILRNNIAELKTSLELAKVVYERQANLWEKKIGTEIQYLEAKNNKEAIERRLATAHSQLDQAVVKAPFAGVIDELPAREGEMAQPGVDLVRVVSPEMMYIDADVSERYISDFKVGDEVDLYFPVQDKHITSKISAVSEVIKSDNRTFSIEVKLPKLDFPVKPNQVVVLELTDYEAESALVVPTEIILSDGDDNFLYTAEDENNKTVAKKTKVKVGESYDGVTEVKEGLKQNDIVVIEGYRSLSDGVAVKAADKSTKTAQLK; from the coding sequence ATGGCCAACTACACAAGAACTAAAAACCAACCCATTTTTGAAAACAAACCAGACATGAGAAATACAGCATTTTATTACTTAGCCATCATTACATTGCTTTTTGCAGCCTGTAGTAAAGAAGGGCTGGAGGCAAAGAAGGAGCAGCTTCAGTCTTATAAAGATGAGGTGCGTGAGCTTAATACTAAGATCAAAGAACTGGAGACCGAGATAGCCGCGCTAGATTCAACTTATGGTGTTGAAGAAGGAAAAGCCATTTTAGTAAATACCAAGGTGGTGAAAGCTACTGACTTTAAGCATAAAATAGAGGTAAGAGGTTCTGTTGAGTCTCGCAGAAATGTAATGCTTACCTCAGAAACAGCCGGAACCATAGAAAGTGTGAAGGTGAGAGAAGGCCAAAAAGTGAGTGCCGGTCAAACGCTGATAGTGCTAGATGCAGATATTTTAAGAAATAACATAGCTGAGCTTAAAACTTCACTTGAGCTGGCCAAAGTGGTTTATGAAAGACAAGCCAATCTTTGGGAAAAGAAGATAGGTACTGAAATTCAGTATTTGGAGGCTAAAAATAATAAAGAAGCAATTGAGAGAAGGTTAGCTACCGCACATTCTCAATTAGACCAGGCAGTGGTTAAGGCTCCGTTTGCCGGTGTAATAGATGAGTTGCCTGCCAGAGAAGGAGAAATGGCTCAGCCAGGAGTGGATTTAGTTAGGGTAGTAAGCCCTGAAATGATGTACATCGATGCTGACGTTTCAGAAAGATATATCTCAGACTTTAAGGTGGGTGATGAAGTAGATCTTTACTTCCCGGTTCAGGATAAGCATATCACCTCCAAAATATCAGCAGTAAGTGAGGTGATTAAAAGTGATAACAGAACATTTTCTATTGAAGTAAAACTACCTAAGCTGGATTTCCCGGTAAAGCCTAATCAGGTGGTGGTTCTGGAGTTAACTGACTATGAAGCAGAGTCTGCTTTAGTGGTGCCTACAGAAATTATCCTTTCTGATGGTGATGATAACTTCTTGTATACTGCTGAAGATGAAAATAATAAAACGGTGGCCAAAAAGACTAAAGTGAAAGTGGGTGAAAGCTATGATGGTGTTACCGAAGTGAAAGAAGGTCTAAAGCAAAATGATATTGTAGTAATAGAAGGTTACCGAAGCTTAAGTGATGGCGTAGCCGTAAAAGCAGCCGATAAATCAACTAAAACAGCTCAATTAAAATAA
- a CDS encoding efflux RND transporter permease subunit: protein MSDINTNKNNQPINGDTNSEKEFGLTKLSLNNRNTVFFLLFLVVIMGISAYINLPKDSYPEVEQPMVYVGTTYLGNSPVDIENLITRPLEKEINDISEIDNIKSTSVQDYSTIIVEFEPDMDIDDALQKVKDAVDKAKQELPNDLDTDPNVFEMDFSEMPIMNINLSGNFRVEKLEDVAEDLEDELEKISEVSSVEIRGVDDKEVKIMANPYLMDARQVSFSDITQAVQAENVTFSAGNIKEGDVRRTIRVVGEYEDPKDMLDIVVKHENGNIVYLGDVAKIEFDYVDPESYARLALKPVVSVDVIKGSGENLLIATDKINEVLEEMRPQFPEGLEITITNDQSQMTRDLVNSLENNIISGVILVVLVLLFFLGTRNALFVGVAIPVSMFITFLIMSALGITINMMVLFSLILALGMLVDNGIVIVENVYRLMEEGLSPWEATKLGVSEVAWPIITSTATTLAAFLPLAMWPGLMGQFMRYLPIGVMITLSSSLFVALVINPVLISVFMKIEDGKKQDHTKVLRNTGIFVLLGTIFLVLGATWLGNLLVFIGLLILLNVYVLMPASRKFQSGFLPWLENIYSNTLAFALKGYRPWLFFWGTIFLLILSVVLNMVSPPKVLFFPENLPKYVNVFIEFPIGTDIEKTNSFSKQIEEKVLKVVNPYGDVVESVIAKVGQDTGDPNDPSSFGSTDTPNKSRITVNFVEFKDRHGVDTREIMDSIRHAVDGYPGVSISVDKDAAGPPVGKPINIEVSGDDIATLIAITDRMKNFINESGIKGIENLQTDLETGKPELLVNIDRDNARRFGLSTRTIANEIRTALFGMEISKFKQGEDDYEIQLRLQDEYRYDLEALKNREVTFRDQKGQLVQIPISSVAEMKLSTTYGSVKRKDLERVVTLYSNVLQGYNATAINAEIQELLQDFEMPAGYDFKFGGEQEKQAEEMAFLTQALWLAVFIIFLIIVAQFNKITTPVIIMSSVVLSTVGVFLGLFVFRMDFVVIMTMIGIISLAGVVVNNAIVLIDFIELIRARKQAALGVDKLDFEDINAAIAEAGRTRLRPVLLTAITTILGLIPLALGINFDFVRFFNDYNPDFYMGGDNVIFWGPMSWTIIFGLTFATFLTLVIVPIMYQFFAKINRKFGVN, encoded by the coding sequence ATGTCAGACATCAACACTAACAAAAATAACCAACCAATAAACGGAGATACGAACTCTGAAAAGGAGTTTGGGCTTACCAAGCTATCCCTCAATAACAGGAATACGGTTTTCTTCCTCCTGTTTTTGGTAGTGATTATGGGTATTTCTGCCTATATCAACTTGCCAAAAGATAGCTATCCGGAAGTGGAGCAGCCGATGGTTTATGTAGGTACTACTTACCTGGGTAACTCACCGGTAGATATAGAAAACCTTATTACCAGACCGCTGGAAAAGGAGATTAATGATATTTCTGAAATAGACAATATTAAGTCTACCTCTGTGCAGGATTATTCTACCATTATAGTAGAGTTTGAACCTGATATGGATATAGATGATGCGCTTCAGAAGGTAAAAGATGCCGTAGATAAGGCCAAGCAAGAGCTTCCTAATGATTTAGACACAGATCCGAATGTGTTTGAAATGGACTTTTCTGAAATGCCTATCATGAATATTAACCTCTCAGGAAACTTCCGGGTAGAGAAATTAGAAGATGTGGCAGAAGACCTGGAAGATGAGCTTGAAAAAATTAGCGAAGTATCTTCTGTAGAAATAAGAGGGGTAGATGATAAGGAAGTGAAAATAATGGCTAATCCATACCTGATGGATGCTCGCCAGGTAAGTTTCTCAGACATTACTCAAGCCGTGCAGGCAGAGAATGTTACTTTTTCTGCTGGTAATATTAAAGAAGGAGATGTAAGAAGAACCATTAGGGTAGTGGGAGAATACGAAGATCCTAAAGACATGCTGGATATTGTAGTAAAGCATGAAAATGGTAATATCGTATACTTAGGAGATGTAGCTAAGATAGAATTTGATTATGTGGATCCTGAGAGTTATGCCAGGCTTGCCCTTAAGCCTGTTGTTTCAGTAGATGTGATCAAAGGAAGTGGAGAAAACCTGCTTATTGCTACTGATAAGATTAATGAGGTGTTAGAAGAAATGAGACCTCAGTTTCCTGAAGGTTTAGAAATAACTATTACCAATGATCAGAGTCAGATGACCAGAGATCTGGTAAATAGCCTTGAAAACAATATCATTTCTGGGGTTATCCTGGTAGTGTTGGTATTGTTATTCTTCTTAGGTACCAGAAATGCCCTGTTCGTAGGGGTCGCCATTCCGGTGTCTATGTTTATTACCTTCCTAATTATGAGTGCTTTAGGTATTACCATTAATATGATGGTGCTTTTCTCACTCATCCTGGCGCTGGGTATGTTAGTAGATAACGGTATAGTTATCGTAGAAAACGTATATAGGCTTATGGAAGAAGGGCTTTCTCCCTGGGAAGCTACTAAGCTCGGTGTTAGTGAGGTAGCCTGGCCTATCATTACTTCTACGGCTACTACATTAGCGGCCTTTTTACCATTGGCTATGTGGCCGGGGCTTATGGGGCAGTTTATGAGGTACCTTCCTATTGGGGTTATGATCACACTTTCCTCATCACTTTTTGTGGCATTGGTTATTAATCCTGTATTAATATCAGTGTTTATGAAAATAGAAGATGGTAAAAAGCAGGATCATACCAAAGTGCTTAGAAATACAGGAATCTTCGTGCTCCTTGGGACCATATTTTTAGTGCTTGGAGCTACCTGGTTAGGTAATTTGCTGGTATTCATAGGCTTGCTTATTCTATTGAATGTATATGTACTGATGCCTGCCAGTCGTAAATTCCAGTCAGGATTCTTACCTTGGTTAGAAAATATTTATTCAAACACGTTGGCCTTTGCACTTAAAGGTTATAGGCCTTGGTTGTTCTTCTGGGGAACGATATTCTTATTGATTTTATCAGTAGTACTTAATATGGTGAGCCCTCCTAAGGTGTTATTCTTCCCTGAAAATTTACCTAAATATGTAAATGTATTCATTGAATTCCCGATAGGAACCGATATAGAAAAAACGAACAGCTTCTCTAAGCAGATAGAAGAGAAAGTGCTGAAAGTGGTAAATCCTTATGGTGATGTGGTAGAATCAGTAATTGCTAAAGTGGGGCAAGATACAGGCGATCCTAATGATCCTTCCTCATTCGGTTCTACAGATACACCTAACAAATCTCGTATCACGGTGAACTTTGTGGAGTTTAAAGACAGACATGGAGTGGATACCAGAGAGATTATGGATAGTATAAGGCATGCAGTAGATGGGTATCCGGGTGTATCTATTTCAGTAGATAAAGATGCCGCCGGTCCTCCGGTAGGTAAGCCTATCAATATTGAAGTGTCAGGAGATGATATTGCTACCTTGATAGCTATTACTGATAGAATGAAAAACTTCATTAATGAATCAGGAATTAAAGGAATTGAAAACCTACAGACTGATTTAGAAACAGGTAAGCCTGAACTTTTGGTGAATATTGATAGAGATAATGCTCGCCGTTTCGGTTTATCAACCAGAACCATTGCGAATGAAATAAGAACCGCGCTTTTTGGTATGGAAATCAGTAAGTTTAAGCAAGGTGAAGATGATTATGAAATACAGCTAAGGTTACAAGATGAATACCGATATGATCTGGAAGCTCTGAAAAACAGAGAAGTAACTTTTAGAGATCAGAAGGGGCAATTAGTACAGATTCCTATTAGCTCAGTGGCAGAAATGAAGTTGAGTACTACTTATGGTTCTGTAAAAAGAAAGGATTTAGAAAGAGTAGTAACGCTCTATTCTAATGTGCTGCAAGGCTACAATGCAACTGCTATTAATGCCGAAATACAGGAGTTATTGCAGGATTTTGAAATGCCCGCAGGTTATGACTTCAAATTTGGTGGTGAACAGGAGAAGCAGGCTGAAGAAATGGCCTTCTTAACACAAGCATTATGGCTGGCAGTATTTATTATATTCCTGATAATAGTGGCGCAGTTTAATAAGATCACTACTCCGGTTATCATCATGTCTTCTGTGGTGCTGAGTACGGTAGGGGTGTTCCTTGGTTTGTTTGTTTTCAGAATGGACTTTGTGGTAATTATGACTATGATCGGTATCATATCATTGGCCGGTGTGGTAGTAAATAATGCCATTGTATTGATAGACTTTATAGAGCTAATCAGAGCTAGGAAACAGGCCGCATTAGGGGTAGATAAATTAGATTTTGAAGATATTAATGCCGCTATAGCAGAAGCAGGTAGAACAAGGCTTAGACCAGTACTGTTAACAGCTATTACTACTATTCTGGGGCTTATACCGCTGGCCTTGGGTATTAATTTTGACTTTGTAAGATTCTTTAATGATTACAACCCTGATTTCTACATGGGGGGTGATAATGTGATCTTCTGGGGACCTATGTCATGGACTATTATCTTCGGACTCACCTTTGCCACCTTCCTCACCTTGGTAATAGTACCGATCATGTATCAGTTCTTTGCTAAGATCAATAGGAAATTCGGGGTGAATTAA
- a CDS encoding metallophosphoesterase, protein MHKLMVIAMVMAVLLLMDYYVYQGILFVMQNSSDLAKKIVKYLYWGLTVVSFLVILIYNLGDPEWFKGASRSLIFTGLFINYFSKFFAILFLFTDDIIRGVKWLITYFKSPEPSGKGEPITRTEFLTKTALLAGTVPLVAMSYGIISGAHDYRFRRKTIYLPNLPKAFDGVTIGQVSDIHSGSFFNKTAVKGGVEMLLREKPDIIFFTGDLVNNETKEVRDYINIFDKLHAPLGVYSTTGNHDYGDYASWSSAEAKKKNFQDLIAAHKQMGYDLLMNENRFIKVDNEQIAILGNENWGAGRFSKYGDLDKAYAGSEEAPVKLLLSHDPSHWDAQVRPQHSDIDLMFAGHTHGFQFGVELGDFQWSPAQYAYKQWAGLYQEGDQYLYVNRGFGYIGYPGRVGMPPELTIITLKRKA, encoded by the coding sequence ATGCATAAGCTAATGGTTATAGCGATGGTGATGGCAGTGTTACTGCTAATGGATTATTATGTCTATCAGGGCATTTTATTTGTAATGCAAAATAGCTCTGATCTGGCAAAGAAGATCGTAAAGTACTTATATTGGGGGCTTACCGTAGTTTCCTTTTTGGTGATATTAATCTATAACCTTGGAGATCCGGAGTGGTTTAAAGGAGCTTCTAGGAGCTTGATATTCACAGGGCTTTTCATTAACTATTTCTCTAAGTTTTTCGCCATACTCTTCTTGTTTACTGATGATATTATCAGAGGCGTGAAATGGCTAATTACTTATTTTAAATCGCCTGAGCCTTCAGGAAAAGGTGAGCCTATTACCAGAACGGAGTTTTTAACTAAAACAGCCTTATTGGCGGGTACAGTGCCTTTGGTGGCTATGAGCTATGGTATAATCTCAGGAGCACATGATTATCGGTTTAGAAGAAAAACTATTTATCTGCCCAATTTACCAAAAGCCTTTGATGGCGTCACTATTGGTCAGGTATCAGATATTCATTCAGGTAGTTTTTTCAATAAAACGGCAGTGAAGGGTGGCGTAGAAATGTTACTCAGAGAAAAGCCTGACATCATATTTTTTACCGGTGATTTAGTAAATAATGAGACCAAAGAAGTTAGAGATTACATCAATATATTTGATAAGCTACATGCTCCTTTAGGCGTTTATTCTACTACAGGTAATCATGATTATGGAGACTATGCCTCCTGGTCTTCGGCGGAAGCCAAGAAAAAGAATTTTCAAGACCTGATAGCGGCGCATAAGCAAATGGGCTATGACTTGCTCATGAATGAGAACCGTTTTATAAAAGTCGATAATGAGCAAATAGCCATATTAGGAAATGAAAACTGGGGAGCTGGTCGTTTTTCTAAGTATGGAGACCTGGACAAGGCCTATGCAGGCAGTGAGGAGGCGCCGGTAAAATTACTCTTATCTCATGACCCAAGTCACTGGGATGCTCAGGTGAGACCACAGCACTCTGATATTGATCTTATGTTTGCAGGGCATACCCATGGTTTTCAGTTTGGGGTAGAGCTGGGAGATTTTCAGTGGAGCCCGGCACAATATGCCTATAAGCAGTGGGCAGGATTATATCAGGAAGGAGATCAGTATTTATATGTTAACCGAGGCTTTGGCTATATTGGCTATCCCGGGAGGGTTGGTATGCCTCCCGAGTTAACCATTATTACTTTAAAGAGAAAGGCGTAG
- a CDS encoding DUF3127 domain-containing protein produces the protein MNVKGKILEISSTQQVTSSFQKREFVLEYAENPQYPEFLKFEMIQDKCNLLDSYKVGDDIDVYFNLKGRKWTDPKGEVKYFNSLQAWKLEGVSNNAPAGDMPPPPQQDPGHMEEPGWVTNGDEDDLPF, from the coding sequence ATGAATGTTAAGGGAAAAATTCTTGAGATTTCAAGTACTCAACAAGTTACAAGTTCATTTCAAAAAAGAGAGTTTGTGCTTGAGTATGCTGAAAACCCTCAATATCCAGAGTTTTTGAAGTTTGAAATGATCCAGGACAAATGTAATCTGCTGGATAGCTATAAAGTAGGTGATGACATTGATGTTTATTTTAACTTAAAAGGCAGAAAATGGACTGACCCAAAAGGTGAAGTAAAATATTTCAACTCATTACAAGCCTGGAAGCTGGAAGGAGTAAGTAACAATGCACCTGCAGGTGACATGCCTCCACCACCACAGCAAGACCCGGGACACATGGAAGAGCCAGGATGGGTTACTAACGGAGATGAAGATGACTTGCCTTTTTAA